A genomic region of Leptolyngbya sp. NIES-2104 contains the following coding sequences:
- a CDS encoding chloride channel protein has translation MPSILPPKVLLPDSASAPQSRFSGLFSRFQPHPDTIVLILAVVIGGGAGLGVLTFRFLIEWIHRLTLEDLMGTIGHFGAWTLACVPTLGGVLVGLIRWLTKEFSPGISKLIANVQAGQEMSPTRPIAKTIAAAISLGTGASLGPEGPSVEVGANFGLFVGQMLKVSRDRQRLLLGAGAAAGLAAGFNAPIAGVFFALEVVLGTTFETSAASIVLLSAVVSALIAQIGLGGQPAFDLPAYEVRSPLELPLYLGLGLFACVVSIAYTNSLKWSSDFFKGNIPGSSWVAKIPHEVQPIIGGLCVGVVALKLPQILGVGYDTVEAVLRDVKFSLVLLITLLVVKLVLTAISLGSGLVGGIFAPAMFLGASLGAAYGKVLPSVFPMFAGSIAAPPAYAMVGMAAVLAASVNAPLTAILLLFEMTRDYRIVLPLMAAVGLSVWLVNLFKSSPEQPSNLEQIETKRDPDPIQTSTLHQQEILRNLSVKEAMQPGFLQISDSIPLLEAGLQLIQHHSHSALVVNDDRQFIGIITLQDINRAIARWETEPNHTDHGLNQRTIAEVCTTDILYAYQDEPLTDALDRMATRGLHQLPVIDRDNPNHILGLLEQEGITLAANLALTRVRLMPYLHTEKANPTETELASHIGALN, from the coding sequence GTGCCCTCCATTCTGCCACCCAAAGTTCTGCTGCCTGATTCCGCGTCTGCTCCTCAATCTCGCTTTTCTGGTCTATTTAGTCGCTTCCAACCGCACCCAGATACGATCGTTCTCATTTTGGCGGTCGTAATCGGGGGTGGAGCTGGTTTAGGCGTACTCACGTTTCGTTTTTTGATCGAATGGATTCACCGTCTCACGCTCGAAGATCTCATGGGAACGATCGGGCATTTTGGCGCGTGGACGTTGGCTTGTGTTCCGACTCTCGGCGGCGTATTAGTTGGACTGATTCGCTGGCTGACAAAAGAATTTAGTCCCGGCATTTCTAAGCTGATTGCCAATGTGCAGGCAGGTCAGGAAATGTCACCTACGCGCCCGATCGCGAAAACGATCGCGGCGGCGATTTCACTTGGAACGGGGGCTTCTTTGGGTCCTGAAGGTCCGAGTGTCGAGGTTGGAGCGAATTTTGGCTTGTTTGTGGGACAAATGCTGAAAGTGTCTCGCGATCGACAACGCTTGTTACTCGGTGCGGGAGCCGCTGCGGGATTGGCAGCCGGATTTAATGCGCCGATCGCGGGTGTGTTCTTTGCGCTGGAAGTGGTTTTAGGAACGACGTTTGAAACTTCAGCCGCAAGTATTGTGCTACTGTCTGCGGTCGTGTCGGCGCTGATTGCTCAGATCGGATTGGGTGGACAGCCTGCATTTGATTTGCCAGCGTATGAAGTGCGGAGTCCGTTAGAATTGCCGCTCTATTTGGGCTTAGGATTGTTTGCTTGTGTGGTGTCGATCGCGTATACGAATTCTCTTAAATGGTCGAGCGACTTCTTTAAAGGCAACATTCCTGGATCGAGTTGGGTTGCAAAAATTCCCCACGAAGTTCAGCCGATTATCGGGGGCTTGTGTGTTGGAGTGGTGGCGCTGAAATTGCCGCAAATTTTGGGTGTGGGATATGACACCGTAGAAGCAGTGCTGCGAGATGTAAAATTCTCGTTGGTGTTGCTGATCACATTACTGGTTGTCAAATTGGTGCTGACTGCAATTAGTTTGGGAAGCGGTTTAGTCGGTGGAATTTTTGCGCCTGCAATGTTTTTAGGAGCATCACTCGGAGCGGCTTACGGAAAAGTTCTCCCTTCGGTGTTTCCGATGTTTGCAGGGAGTATTGCGGCTCCTCCGGCTTATGCGATGGTGGGAATGGCGGCAGTCCTGGCAGCGAGTGTGAATGCTCCTTTGACTGCGATTTTGCTGCTGTTTGAAATGACACGCGATTATCGGATCGTGTTGCCGCTGATGGCTGCGGTGGGATTAAGTGTATGGCTGGTGAATTTGTTTAAGTCGAGTCCAGAACAGCCCTCAAACTTAGAGCAGATTGAAACCAAGCGCGATCCTGATCCGATTCAAACTTCGACGCTTCATCAGCAAGAAATTCTCAGAAATTTGTCTGTCAAAGAAGCGATGCAGCCTGGTTTCTTACAGATTTCTGATTCGATTCCCTTATTAGAGGCAGGATTGCAACTGATTCAGCATCACTCACACAGTGCATTAGTGGTGAACGACGATCGACAATTTATCGGAATCATCACGCTTCAAGACATCAATCGAGCGATCGCACGATGGGAAACAGAGCCGAATCATACGGATCACGGATTGAATCAACGCACGATCGCGGAAGTGTGTACAACTGATATTTTGTACGCTTATCAGGATGAGCCGTTGACGGATGCCCTTGATCGAATGGCAACTCGTGGATTGCATCAGTTACCTGTCATCGATCGCGACAATCCCAATCACATTTTGGGCTTGTTAGAGCAAGAAGGGATTACCCTAGCGGCGAATCTTGCTTTAACGCGAGTGCGATTGATGCCTTATCTGCATACAGAAAAGGCAAATCCGACCGAAACCGAACTTGCCTCACACATTGGTGCATTAAACTAA
- a CDS encoding glycosyltransferase family 39 protein, whose product MDREISTGNQSGTSRYHNWIDPGWTIGLWGVAIVLFTINLGSLPLRDWDEGIVAQIAREISDAPFHSFVWLFPRDMNGTPYLNKPPLVHWMIALCYQIGGVNEWTARLPGALLTATSVPLLYGVGREIFFQRSPAVFAALVYLTSLPVVRQGRLAMLDGAVLCFFLVMLVCLLRSRRDLRWGLGVGLGFSCLCLTKGILGILLAAIGLIFIAWDTPRLLTSLYLWIGFGLGCVPVAVWNGLQIHRYGETFLTRHFWDQSLKRVSDSVENNQGFVTYYVWEIVKHGVPWVVFLPIALRNAWENRNLGWAKLTLVWSGIYFIVISLMQTKLPWYAMPLYPAFALMIGAQLQRFWQPPLNAKPLQRVRIWVTVFAVLSIVAWAGAIYYTVGVQQPDLQLIFSTLALTLTVTAILIARQDVQFIVVLIWGTYLTLLVLMMSNHWLWELQETFPAKPVGVMIQRATPKGQTIYTSYPYFRPSLNFYSQRSIIPTPPETLLKHWREDVHPHLLVDRETLQKLPQKQIQFLGITDDWVLVSRAPVVKTTVTAKRRK is encoded by the coding sequence ATGGATCGCGAGATTTCAACCGGAAATCAATCTGGGACATCCCGATATCACAATTGGATCGACCCAGGCTGGACGATCGGGCTTTGGGGAGTTGCGATCGTGCTTTTCACGATCAATCTAGGAAGTCTTCCCCTGCGCGATTGGGATGAAGGCATCGTGGCTCAGATTGCCCGCGAAATTTCCGATGCTCCGTTTCATTCGTTCGTTTGGCTGTTCCCACGTGATATGAACGGTACGCCTTACCTAAATAAGCCGCCGCTTGTTCACTGGATGATTGCGCTGTGCTATCAGATCGGAGGCGTAAATGAGTGGACGGCTCGACTCCCCGGAGCGTTACTTACCGCCACTTCAGTTCCTCTACTCTATGGTGTGGGGCGCGAAATCTTTTTTCAACGCAGTCCGGCTGTGTTTGCGGCATTGGTGTATCTGACTTCGCTGCCTGTGGTGCGTCAGGGACGCTTAGCGATGCTTGATGGAGCAGTGCTGTGTTTTTTCTTGGTGATGCTTGTCTGTTTATTACGATCGCGCAGAGATCTCCGCTGGGGTTTGGGAGTCGGTCTTGGCTTTAGCTGTCTTTGTTTAACCAAAGGAATTTTAGGAATTTTACTGGCTGCGATCGGGCTGATCTTCATTGCTTGGGATACGCCGCGATTGCTAACTTCGTTGTATCTGTGGATTGGGTTCGGTTTAGGGTGTGTTCCTGTTGCAGTGTGGAATGGTTTGCAGATTCATCGCTATGGTGAAACGTTTTTGACAAGGCATTTTTGGGATCAGTCTCTTAAGCGCGTCTCAGATTCGGTTGAGAACAATCAGGGCTTTGTTACGTACTATGTATGGGAAATTGTCAAACATGGCGTTCCTTGGGTGGTGTTTTTACCGATCGCGCTTCGGAACGCCTGGGAAAATCGAAATCTCGGCTGGGCAAAACTCACGTTAGTCTGGAGCGGCATCTATTTCATTGTGATTTCGCTGATGCAGACCAAACTTCCTTGGTATGCGATGCCGCTCTATCCTGCATTCGCATTGATGATTGGAGCGCAATTGCAGCGATTTTGGCAACCTCCGCTCAATGCGAAACCGCTTCAGCGAGTGCGAATTTGGGTCACTGTATTTGCGGTGTTATCGATCGTGGCTTGGGCAGGCGCAATCTACTATACGGTTGGAGTACAGCAGCCAGATCTACAGCTTATTTTTTCGACATTGGCGCTAACCCTAACTGTCACTGCGATTTTGATAGCGCGACAGGATGTTCAGTTCATCGTTGTGCTGATTTGGGGAACATATTTGACCCTCCTCGTTCTGATGATGTCCAATCACTGGCTGTGGGAACTGCAAGAAACGTTTCCAGCTAAACCCGTTGGAGTCATGATTCAACGAGCAACCCCAAAAGGGCAAACGATTTATACGTCTTATCCTTATTTCCGTCCATCGTTGAATTTCTATAGTCAGCGATCGATCATTCCAACTCCGCCTGAAACGCTGTTAAAACACTGGCGCGAAGATGTTCATCCTCATTTGTTGGTCGATCGAGAAACCTTACAAAAGCTTCCCCAAAAACAGATCCAGTTTTTAGGCATTACCGATGATTGGGTGCTTGTGAGTCGTGCTCCTGTGGTGAAGACGACTGTGACGGCAAAGCGAAGAAAGTAA
- a CDS encoding ATP-binding protein has protein sequence MKTLYLMCGMPFSGKTTLAQSIAKYLHAPYISLDDINEFRGLFGGDGIPVEEWEKTHSIAIQQLQNLMLSQQDIVLDDTSCFRWLRDRYRDFSIKYNYETILIYLDVPVSEIHSRTEENDKTQDRRGVRQEIVSEMAKMFELPQSDETVIKYGPN, from the coding sequence ATGAAAACGCTCTATTTAATGTGTGGAATGCCATTTTCTGGCAAGACAACTCTCGCTCAGTCTATTGCAAAATATCTCCACGCTCCATACATCAGTCTTGATGACATTAACGAATTTCGGGGACTGTTTGGTGGAGATGGTATTCCAGTTGAGGAGTGGGAGAAAACGCATTCGATCGCGATACAGCAATTGCAAAATTTGATGCTGTCTCAACAAGACATCGTGCTAGATGACACGAGTTGTTTTCGATGGTTGCGCGATCGCTATCGTGATTTCAGCATCAAATACAACTATGAAACCATTCTCATTTACCTCGATGTTCCAGTTTCAGAGATTCATAGCAGAACTGAAGAGAATGATAAAACTCAAGATAGGCGCGGAGTTAGGCAAGAGATTGTAAGTGAAATGGCAAAAATGTTTGAATTACCACAATCAGATGAAACCGTGATCAAATATGGTCCAAATTAA
- a CDS encoding Eco57I restriction-modification methylase domain-containing protein, with the protein MILQDLDCRQFYNVGLTEAERVVEQIQLDASKNSVERNRLGQFATPNSLAIEILKYSKTLLPASEGIHFLDPAIGTGSFYSALLRLFPSEQIESAVGYEIDQDYAEVAIKLWAKTLLKLHIADFTEIPPPEHEVLRSNLLICNPPYVRHHHLSKEKKIALKRLGIKNTGVELSGLAGLYCYFLLAAHSWMAQNGLACWIIPSEFMDVNYGKKLKKYLLEQVTLLRVHQFAPDDLQFGDALVSTSVIWFRNTKLDCNYLVDFTYGGTITYPICSSKISSKTLKELSKWNYTSISLLQKNDIQAETKLYDLFEIKRGVATGANDFFILTLEQIDNLHIPFEFLTPILPSPRYLLDDEILSDEQGNPRLERKLFLLTCRQPMEWLQVKYPSVWSYLQQGERIGISDRYLCRHRSLWYLQETRDPAMILCPYMGRRKSRNNKPFRFILNHSKAVAPNVYLMMYPKPQLKNLLLNNPELIKPVWNALNSIPIQSLIHEGRVYGDGLHKLEPRELANAPADFLLKALEDYSHRT; encoded by the coding sequence ATGATTTTGCAGGATTTGGATTGTAGGCAATTTTACAATGTTGGCTTAACAGAAGCTGAAAGAGTAGTTGAGCAAATTCAACTTGATGCTTCTAAAAATTCTGTAGAGCGTAACCGATTGGGACAATTTGCTACACCCAATTCGCTTGCAATTGAGATTCTTAAATACTCTAAGACTTTACTCCCGGCTAGTGAAGGAATTCACTTTTTAGATCCAGCGATTGGCACTGGTTCGTTCTATTCAGCATTGCTACGATTATTTCCTTCTGAACAAATTGAAAGCGCTGTTGGTTATGAAATTGACCAAGACTATGCCGAAGTAGCAATCAAGTTATGGGCGAAAACTCTTCTTAAGCTTCATATTGCAGATTTCACAGAAATCCCTCCACCCGAACATGAAGTTCTTAGATCTAACTTGTTGATTTGCAACCCACCCTATGTACGTCACCACCATTTATCAAAGGAGAAGAAGATTGCCCTGAAAAGACTAGGAATAAAAAACACGGGTGTTGAACTAAGTGGTTTGGCAGGTCTTTACTGTTATTTCCTGTTGGCAGCGCATAGCTGGATGGCACAAAATGGTCTAGCCTGCTGGATAATTCCTTCTGAATTTATGGACGTGAACTATGGAAAAAAGCTCAAGAAATACCTGCTAGAGCAAGTAACCCTATTGCGAGTGCATCAATTTGCTCCTGACGACTTGCAGTTTGGTGATGCTCTAGTTTCTACATCAGTGATTTGGTTTAGAAACACCAAACTGGATTGTAACTATTTGGTAGATTTTACTTATGGAGGAACTATCACTTACCCAATTTGCTCAAGCAAAATCTCGTCAAAAACGCTGAAAGAGCTATCAAAATGGAACTACACTTCAATTTCGCTACTTCAGAAGAATGATATTCAAGCTGAAACTAAGCTATATGATTTATTTGAAATTAAACGAGGAGTTGCCACTGGAGCAAACGACTTTTTTATCCTTACGCTTGAGCAGATCGACAATCTTCATATTCCGTTTGAATTTTTAACTCCCATCCTTCCTAGTCCTCGGTACTTGCTAGATGATGAAATACTTTCAGATGAGCAAGGCAACCCGAGGCTGGAACGCAAGCTTTTTTTGCTAACTTGCAGACAACCAATGGAATGGTTACAAGTTAAATATCCTTCAGTGTGGAGCTATCTTCAACAAGGCGAGAGGATTGGAATTTCAGATCGTTATTTATGTAGGCATCGCTCGCTTTGGTATTTGCAAGAAACTAGAGATCCTGCAATGATTTTATGTCCATATATGGGACGGCGTAAATCTAGAAACAATAAGCCCTTTCGATTTATCCTTAATCATTCCAAGGCAGTTGCACCTAATGTTTATCTGATGATGTATCCAAAACCGCAATTAAAAAACTTACTGTTAAATAACCCCGAACTGATAAAGCCTGTCTGGAACGCCTTGAATTCAATTCCTATCCAAAGCTTGATTCACGAAGGACGGGTTTACGGAGATGGGTTGCATAAATTGGAACCTAGAGAGTTAGCAAACGCACCAGCAGATTTTCTACTAAAAGCTTTAGAAGACTATAGCCACCGCACCTAA
- a CDS encoding XamI family restriction endonuclease, translating to MAVNRDKPDRWKADVAASVDMYNSWFMNFAPQAFRDTRIKVTEVVASTLKATNNLKTLQPEILRQNPGILPTLRMCTCPPIARDRLIGLANVAENVVKRMEVKGKLPVRLTDARLNEELGKITDIVTRLADRDIFPWLNTNQTPLESEIYRAATIVADRLCGSSADPIVRNAQETRQLKEIATWLDAREYRLLPAGQRVKFDEMPPGTYSFRLNILVNSAEEGGKTVNIPIDAVIMRKTAQPGDYPLLVEAKSAGDFTNVNKRRKEEAKKVQQLNATYGNTIEFVLFLCGYFDSGDLGYFAAEGIDWVWEHRIDDFAGFGL from the coding sequence ATGGCTGTAAATCGTGATAAACCAGATCGTTGGAAAGCAGACGTAGCAGCGTCTGTGGATATGTATAATTCTTGGTTTATGAATTTTGCACCACAGGCATTTCGTGATACTCGTATTAAAGTCACGGAAGTTGTAGCCTCAACCTTGAAGGCAACCAATAATCTCAAAACATTGCAACCGGAGATTCTTCGGCAGAATCCAGGTATATTGCCGACTCTCAGGATGTGTACCTGCCCACCAATTGCTAGAGATCGGCTGATTGGACTAGCAAATGTAGCTGAAAACGTTGTCAAGCGTATGGAAGTCAAAGGAAAACTACCTGTTCGGTTGACAGATGCTCGGCTCAATGAAGAATTAGGAAAAATTACAGACATTGTGACAAGACTTGCTGATCGAGATATCTTTCCTTGGCTAAACACCAATCAAACACCTCTGGAGAGCGAAATTTATCGTGCAGCGACGATTGTTGCCGACCGGTTGTGTGGTTCGTCAGCAGATCCGATTGTTCGCAATGCTCAAGAGACAAGGCAGTTAAAGGAAATCGCAACATGGCTTGATGCACGTGAGTATCGCTTATTGCCTGCTGGTCAACGTGTAAAGTTCGATGAAATGCCTCCAGGAACCTATAGCTTTCGGCTAAACATCCTTGTCAATTCGGCGGAAGAAGGTGGAAAGACGGTTAATATCCCGATTGATGCAGTCATTATGCGTAAAACTGCCCAACCTGGCGACTACCCATTATTGGTAGAGGCGAAATCGGCAGGAGATTTTACAAATGTCAATAAGCGTAGAAAAGAAGAAGCCAAAAAGGTTCAGCAGCTAAATGCCACGTATGGCAATACAATTGAGTTTGTTCTATTTCTGTGTGGTTACTTTGACAGTGGAGACTTAGGCTATTTCGCCGCCGAAGGTATAGATTGGGTTTGGGAGCACCGTATCGATGATTTTGCAGGATTTGGATTGTAG
- the rpiA gene encoding ribose-5-phosphate isomerase RpiA, with protein sequence MNADPVTLMKQQVGYAAAAKVQSNSIVGLGTGSTTAYAIQAIGERLQSGDLQNIKGVPTSFQAIVLARQFGIPLTTLDEIEKIDIAIDGADEVDPQKNLIKGGGAAHTQEKIVDSLADQFIVVVDSGKLVDRLGSTFLLPVEVVPMAVTPVMKAIEKLGGKPQLRMGVKKAGPVVTDQGNLVIDVKFDQIDNPAELEKTLNNLPGVLENGLFVGVADVIMVGEVKDGQPSVREF encoded by the coding sequence ATGAATGCAGACCCCGTAACATTAATGAAGCAGCAAGTCGGCTATGCGGCAGCAGCGAAAGTCCAGTCCAATTCAATCGTGGGATTGGGGACAGGTTCGACGACAGCTTATGCCATTCAAGCGATCGGAGAACGATTACAGTCGGGTGATCTGCAAAATATTAAGGGAGTTCCAACTTCATTTCAAGCGATCGTTCTCGCTCGTCAGTTCGGAATTCCGTTAACGACCTTGGACGAAATCGAAAAGATTGATATTGCGATCGATGGGGCTGATGAAGTTGATCCGCAAAAGAATTTGATCAAAGGGGGCGGCGCGGCTCACACTCAAGAAAAGATTGTCGATAGCTTAGCGGATCAGTTCATTGTGGTAGTGGATAGTGGGAAGCTCGTCGATCGATTGGGTTCGACATTTCTCCTACCCGTTGAAGTGGTTCCGATGGCAGTGACTCCGGTAATGAAAGCGATCGAGAAACTCGGTGGTAAGCCTCAGTTGAGAATGGGCGTGAAAAAAGCGGGTCCGGTTGTGACTGATCAAGGGAATTTAGTGATTGATGTGAAGTTTGATCAGATTGATAACCCGGCTGAACTCGAAAAGACGCTGAACAATCTGCCGGGAGTTCTAGAAAATGGCTTATTCGTCGGCGTTGCTGATGTGATTATGGTCGGGGAAGTCAAAGACGGTCAGCCAAGCGTAAGAGAGTTCTAG
- a CDS encoding FdhF/YdeP family oxidoreductase — protein MAQNKLPQSGGGMAVVQYWAEQTLSPDGVKIWQTLFHKSACLSCAWGTGGQKGGFVNEDGEVLQRCAKSVEAIASELQPATTFEQEYTIEQLQALTSQEANNLGRLSHPLILRKGSNRYERISWDEVYRIAEKAFQKAPERVASYSSGRSSNEAAYLLQLMMRAFGSNNLADCSDLCHSASTVGLKDMFGSGTSMVSLESLKQADCVVLIGSNAPANHPRLMNELIQLRDRGGKVIVVNPAIEVGLVKFGSPAFPIKLMLSGGSEISSLYLQPIPGSDVALFVGLQKALIEQNLVKQDFLEAHTEQWESAIEYAKSISWEVITEVCGVAKPEIDLAANMIGTSNGVVFAWAMGVTQQANGVDNIYSIANTALISGNVGKEGAGTMPIRGHSNVQGFGSMGVTIRLKKEIQQALEKLLQKPLSRVQGYDTRALIEAADANEVDTLICLGGNLYAANPDLAQTKRALGNIETIFYVATKPNLGHFHGLAEHNTIVIPVLTRFENPHKTTAESGNNFVRLNDEGQTHLKDAELISEVEFLTEIADRILPNSLVEWRKLQDTKYVRKLIAQTIPGYEKIGSIDETEEEFTISNRVFTTPQFPTPTGKASMFVTSLPELKIPTKADFGLSESTPGIVLILGTGRSYTQHNTVVYKPGDKYRAMPHRNCIWINQEDAERAGFREHQRVTVQGDAGKIEDVEIIYGTIRSGAAMMFYPEVNAIFKAKVDPRSGTPAYKRVPVVVY, from the coding sequence ATGGCGCAAAATAAACTTCCTCAGTCGGGCGGTGGAATGGCAGTCGTGCAATATTGGGCGGAGCAGACTTTATCGCCCGATGGTGTCAAAATTTGGCAGACGCTATTTCATAAAAGTGCGTGTTTGTCCTGTGCTTGGGGAACTGGGGGGCAGAAAGGCGGCTTTGTGAATGAGGATGGGGAAGTGTTGCAGCGGTGCGCGAAGAGTGTGGAAGCGATCGCATCGGAGCTACAACCTGCAACGACGTTTGAACAGGAATATACGATCGAGCAATTGCAAGCTTTAACTTCTCAAGAGGCGAATAATCTAGGGCGGTTGAGCCATCCGCTGATTTTGAGAAAAGGGAGCAACCGATATGAGCGCATCAGTTGGGATGAAGTGTACCGGATTGCTGAGAAAGCGTTTCAGAAAGCACCGGAAAGAGTCGCTTCTTATAGTTCTGGTCGATCGTCGAATGAGGCGGCGTATCTCTTGCAATTAATGATGAGAGCATTTGGCTCGAACAATTTAGCGGATTGTTCGGATCTGTGTCATTCTGCTTCAACCGTTGGATTGAAGGATATGTTCGGGTCGGGCACATCAATGGTGAGCTTAGAAAGTTTGAAGCAAGCGGATTGTGTTGTATTAATTGGATCGAATGCGCCTGCGAATCATCCGCGATTGATGAATGAGTTGATTCAATTGCGCGATCGAGGTGGCAAGGTGATTGTTGTAAATCCAGCGATCGAGGTGGGTTTAGTCAAATTTGGCTCTCCCGCTTTTCCGATTAAGTTGATGCTCAGTGGTGGTTCTGAGATCTCCTCACTGTACTTACAACCGATTCCCGGTAGTGATGTTGCATTGTTTGTCGGATTGCAAAAAGCATTAATCGAGCAGAATTTAGTAAAACAGGACTTTCTCGAAGCTCACACGGAACAATGGGAATCTGCGATCGAGTATGCAAAGTCAATCTCTTGGGAAGTCATTACAGAAGTTTGTGGTGTTGCTAAACCTGAGATTGATCTAGCTGCAAACATGATTGGAACTTCTAACGGAGTGGTGTTTGCTTGGGCGATGGGTGTGACTCAGCAAGCCAATGGAGTTGATAACATCTATAGCATTGCAAACACCGCTTTAATCAGTGGCAATGTCGGCAAAGAAGGGGCAGGAACAATGCCGATCCGGGGACATTCCAATGTTCAAGGCTTCGGATCAATGGGAGTCACGATTCGCCTCAAGAAAGAGATTCAACAAGCATTAGAGAAATTACTTCAAAAGCCTCTGAGTCGAGTTCAGGGTTATGATACTCGCGCCTTGATTGAAGCCGCAGATGCAAACGAAGTCGATACTTTGATCTGTTTAGGTGGCAATCTGTATGCTGCAAATCCAGATTTAGCTCAAACAAAACGCGCTCTTGGCAACATTGAAACAATCTTCTATGTTGCAACCAAGCCGAATTTAGGACATTTTCACGGGCTTGCTGAACACAATACGATCGTCATTCCTGTACTAACGCGATTCGAGAATCCGCACAAAACCACGGCTGAATCGGGCAATAACTTTGTGCGATTGAATGATGAGGGGCAAACGCATTTGAAAGATGCCGAGTTAATTTCTGAAGTGGAATTTTTGACTGAGATTGCCGATCGCATTCTCCCCAATTCCTTAGTTGAATGGCGCAAACTTCAAGATACAAAATACGTGCGGAAATTGATTGCTCAGACGATTCCGGGGTACGAGAAGATTGGCTCGATCGACGAAACCGAAGAGGAATTTACGATCTCGAATCGCGTCTTTACAACGCCTCAATTTCCAACCCCAACCGGAAAAGCTTCGATGTTCGTCACATCTTTGCCAGAATTGAAAATACCGACCAAAGCTGATTTTGGTCTATCTGAATCAACTCCCGGAATTGTTCTAATTTTGGGAACCGGACGAAGCTACACGCAGCACAATACTGTGGTGTACAAACCTGGAGATAAATACCGCGCTATGCCCCACCGGAATTGTATTTGGATAAATCAGGAAGATGCAGAACGAGCGGGATTCCGAGAGCATCAACGGGTGACTGTTCAAGGAGATGCTGGAAAGATCGAAGATGTTGAGATTATCTATGGAACAATTCGCTCGGGGGCTGCAATGATGTTTTACCCGGAGGTGAACGCGATTTTTAAGGCGAAAGTTGATCCGCGATCGGGCACTCCAGCTTATAAGCGCGTTCCGGTTGTGGTTTATTGA